TGGGCGCTTGTACTCCCCCTTGCGATGCCTGGCTATATCGTCGGTTACCTCTACACTAACTGGTTTGATTACGCTGGCCCTATCCAGATTTTCCTGCGCGATATTTTTGGTTGGCAGCACGTTAGTGATTATTGGTTTCCTGATCTACGTACCCTTGGTGGGGCATGTTTTGTCCTCGCTTTAGTGCTTTATCCTTATATTTATTTATTAGTTCGTGCGGCGTTCATGGAACAAAGTGTGAGCTTATTGCAATCAGCACGTTTGCTACGTTGTACCCCTTGGGAAAGTTTCCGTCGTATCTCATTGCCATTAGCACGTCCTGCTATCGCAGTAGGCGTGTCTCTGGTCGCAATGGAAGCGCTAGGGGATTTTGGCACCGTTAGCTACTTTGCGGTCAATACCTTAACCACTGCGGTATACGATACGTGGTTGGGCTACTCGAACTTGTATGCAGCGGCAAAAATCTCCGCGATCATGCTGTTGGTGATTTTCTTTTTGATCAGCAGTGAGCGTTTTAGCCGTCGTAAACAGAAGATGTTCCAACATCAATGTGATAACGATGGCGATTATAAATATCAGCTAACGGGTTGGAAAAAGTGGTTTGCTTTGGTGTGGTGTTGGAGTTTAGTCGGCAGTGCCTTCATTCTACCTGTACTGCAATTGGGCTATTACGCTGTTGATTATTTCAGCCAAAGTTGGACGCCAGAATTTCAGCAATACAGCATCAATAGTTTATTAGTATCGGTATCGGCTGCCGTGATTGCGGTGATCTTAGGACTATTAGTGAATTTTTACCGTCGTTTAGATGGCAAAGGCTTAAGTCAAATGCCGATCCGTTTATCGTCATTGGGTTATGCGGTACCGGGAACGGTTTTGGCGATTGGTGTGATGATCCCACTGACGAGTATGGATCATCTTGTTAATGATATTGCGATTAGCTTAGGTTTAGGTCGTCCAGGGCTTATCTTCTCAGGCACGATCTTCGCGATTGTTTTTGCCTTTGTTGTCCGTTTTGCCGCTGTTGCGATAGGCAGTATTGAAACTAGCTTAACCAAAATATCGCCATCGTTAGATATGGCATCAAAAACCATGGGATATGGCTCAACGGCAATGTTGAGAAAAGTTCATTTACCGTTAATACGTCGTGGCTGTTTAATTGCGGGTTTATTGGTGTTTATTGAGTCGATGAAAGAGCTCAACGCGGCACTGTTATTACGCCCATTTAACTTTGAAACCTTAGCGACGTATGTATTTAATTTCGCCTCTGATGAGCAGTTAGAAATCGCCGCATTACCTGCGATTTTGCTGGTGGCGGTAGGGTTGATCCCTTTGGTGTTGGTTAACCGATCTTTGGAGCAAAAGAACTAATGAAACATGCATTATCTGTCAGTGGCTTAACCTGTAGTTACCATGGTCAGCCAGTGTTAAAAGACTTATCGTTAGCGGTTAATTCAGGCGAGATTGTCTGCTTGCTTGGTGCTAGTGGTTGCGGTAAGACAACGTTATTAAAAGCGATTGCTGGCCTGCTGCCATTAGAGCAAGGTTATATGTCGATCAACGAGCGTACGATTGTTGATGAGCATCAGTGGCAACCGCCGGAGAAACGTAATATTGGCATGATCTTTCAAGACTATGCATTGTTTCCACATCTTACGGTAGCGCAAAATATCGCGTTTGGTTTACGCCATTGGGAAAAGCCACGTATTGCTGCCAAGATCCAAGAAATGTTGGAATTAGTTCACTTAACAGGGCTTGCGGATCGTTATCCACACCAATTGTCTGGTGGTCAGCAACAGCGTGTGGCGATTGCACGAGCACTGGCGTGTGAGCCTGATTTGATCCTACTCGATGAGCCGTTTTCTAATATTGATACTCAAGTACGCCATAGTTTGATCCGTGATATTCGTAAGATCTTTAAAGCTCAAGGTGTTACTGCTATTTTCGTAACTCACAGCCGTGAAGAGGCTTTTGCTTTTGCCGATAAAATGGCGGTGATGAATAATGGTGTGATTGAACAATTTGGTACGGCGACGGAGCTTTACTATCAGCCAAGCAGCCGCTTTGTCGCTGATTTCTTAGGTACTGGCTCTTACTTACCAGCCACTGTGAAAAATCAAAACCGTTTACTGACACCACTAGGTGAACTAGCGCTAGCATCGAATGAAACCTTATATGCAGATGATACTTCAGTTGATTGGTTGTTACGTCCTCAGAACCTGCGTGTAAGCTTACAGCAAGATGGGGATGGGGAAATTATCGAACAACAGTTTATGGGTGATAGCTGTCGTTATACGGTTGACTTCTCAGGTCATCAATTGATTGTTAATTCACACTCATTGATGAATATTGGTGATCGTGTTGTGGTGGATGTTGAGCCGCATCAGCCTGTTGTTTTTGCGGTCGCATAAATAGCAAAGTACATAGAAATGAAAAAGGCCAGCATGATGCTGGCCTTTTTGCTCATTGAGTCTGCTTAGCGAGTGAGTGCTAATGCTTCAAGGTAAGTTTCTGCCTGTTGATGCAGTGCTGTTTGATCTGGCAGCAAGTTAGCTTGGATATAAAGTACGTAACAAATGCCGTGCAGTAATTTGGCTAAGTCATCTGCAGTTTGCTCTGTTGTGATTTCACCATTATCAATGG
The sequence above is a segment of the Photobacterium leiognathi genome. Coding sequences within it:
- a CDS encoding ABC transporter permease, whose translation is MKEKFLFWKTSSWTFALLLVFPILAIFVTAMGNSDDVFSHLLNTVMPTYVFNTVGLVIGTVLLSLCFGLPAAWFMAMCRLPGEKILQWALVLPLAMPGYIVGYLYTNWFDYAGPIQIFLRDIFGWQHVSDYWFPDLRTLGGACFVLALVLYPYIYLLVRAAFMEQSVSLLQSARLLRCTPWESFRRISLPLARPAIAVGVSLVAMEALGDFGTVSYFAVNTLTTAVYDTWLGYSNLYAAAKISAIMLLVIFFLISSERFSRRKQKMFQHQCDNDGDYKYQLTGWKKWFALVWCWSLVGSAFILPVLQLGYYAVDYFSQSWTPEFQQYSINSLLVSVSAAVIAVILGLLVNFYRRLDGKGLSQMPIRLSSLGYAVPGTVLAIGVMIPLTSMDHLVNDIAISLGLGRPGLIFSGTIFAIVFAFVVRFAAVAIGSIETSLTKISPSLDMASKTMGYGSTAMLRKVHLPLIRRGCLIAGLLVFIESMKELNAALLLRPFNFETLATYVFNFASDEQLEIAALPAILLVAVGLIPLVLVNRSLEQKN
- a CDS encoding ABC transporter ATP-binding protein codes for the protein MKHALSVSGLTCSYHGQPVLKDLSLAVNSGEIVCLLGASGCGKTTLLKAIAGLLPLEQGYMSINERTIVDEHQWQPPEKRNIGMIFQDYALFPHLTVAQNIAFGLRHWEKPRIAAKIQEMLELVHLTGLADRYPHQLSGGQQQRVAIARALACEPDLILLDEPFSNIDTQVRHSLIRDIRKIFKAQGVTAIFVTHSREEAFAFADKMAVMNNGVIEQFGTATELYYQPSSRFVADFLGTGSYLPATVKNQNRLLTPLGELALASNETLYADDTSVDWLLRPQNLRVSLQQDGDGEIIEQQFMGDSCRYTVDFSGHQLIVNSHSLMNIGDRVVVDVEPHQPVVFAVA